A window of the Deltaproteobacteria bacterium genome harbors these coding sequences:
- a CDS encoding DsbC family protein: MKFLSIPMLVFSLFFFPTGGFSFEGPPGCSMDCSSCHSLTPKEAEDMLKLENVKISESPAKGIWQIDGLMNGKSVRVHLDYAKKHVLLIQNFIPVENIGKQPEMRKIDLKDVPLTGTMLMGNKKAKNKFIVFDDPDCPYCRKLHGEIKKLIKERNDVAFYIKLFPLPMHPEAYEKSKTVLCENSLKMLDEAFEGKSLPKAKCDTKEVDNNIETAKKLGISGTPAIILPDGRLVPGFVTGDVLMEMMESPEKK, from the coding sequence ATGAAATTTTTGTCGATTCCAATGCTTGTTTTTAGTCTTTTCTTTTTTCCAACAGGGGGTTTTTCTTTTGAGGGGCCTCCGGGCTGCAGTATGGACTGTTCCTCCTGCCATTCTCTTACGCCGAAAGAGGCGGAAGATATGCTTAAACTCGAGAATGTCAAAATATCCGAATCGCCTGCCAAGGGGATATGGCAAATTGACGGTTTAATGAACGGAAAGTCTGTTCGTGTCCATCTGGACTACGCCAAAAAGCATGTTCTCCTTATTCAAAATTTCATTCCTGTTGAAAATATAGGAAAACAGCCGGAAATGAGAAAGATCGATCTCAAGGATGTGCCTCTTACGGGAACGATGCTCATGGGCAACAAGAAGGCAAAGAACAAGTTTATCGTCTTCGATGATCCCGATTGTCCTTACTGCCGCAAGCTTCATGGTGAAATCAAGAAGCTTATAAAGGAAAGGAATGATGTCGCTTTTTATATCAAGCTCTTCCCGCTTCCAATGCACCCCGAAGCCTATGAAAAGTCTAAAACCGTTCTTTGTGAAAACTCACTGAAAATGCTCGATGAGGCCTTCGAAGGAAAGTCCCTTCCCAAGGCAAAGTGCGATACGAAAGAGGTTGACAATAATATAGAGACGGCAAAGAAGCTCGGCATTAGTGGTACTCCCGCAATCATCCTGCCTGACGGCCGTCTTGTTCCCGGTTTTGTAACGGGTGATGTTCTCATGGAGATGATGGAATCTCCTGAGAAAAAATAG
- the murI gene encoding glutamate racemase translates to MNTKRSIGIFDSGIGGLTVLHSIIAALPHENTIYVGDTARVPYGTKSAGAVTQYSLEISKFLNSQKVKALVVACNTASAVALPKLKEVFNLPVIDMIGPAARKAARSSPAGKIGIIGTEGTIRSGAYEKNLKEIKAGISIISSSCPLFVPLAEEGWTDNDIALMTATRYLQTFKESDIDTLILGCTHYPLFKETIRKVMGHDVVLVDSGEEAACELKALLKKRGEKEEIGTVERNYFVTDTPDRFLKLGKDFLGQNIDAVSHLDIP, encoded by the coding sequence ATGAATACAAAAAGATCCATAGGCATATTCGATTCGGGTATAGGCGGCCTCACCGTTCTTCACAGTATCATTGCCGCCCTTCCCCATGAAAATACAATTTATGTAGGTGATACGGCAAGGGTGCCTTACGGCACCAAATCTGCCGGAGCCGTAACACAGTATTCCCTTGAAATAAGCAAATTTCTCAACAGCCAAAAAGTTAAAGCCCTTGTCGTTGCCTGTAATACGGCATCAGCAGTCGCCCTTCCAAAGCTTAAAGAGGTTTTCAATCTCCCCGTCATCGATATGATCGGTCCCGCCGCAAGGAAAGCAGCCCGCTCCTCGCCTGCCGGGAAAATAGGAATTATCGGCACGGAAGGAACGATCAGGAGTGGGGCCTATGAAAAAAACCTGAAAGAAATTAAGGCCGGCATATCCATTATCAGTTCATCATGCCCCCTTTTTGTCCCCTTGGCGGAAGAAGGCTGGACAGATAACGACATTGCCCTCATGACAGCAACACGCTATCTTCAAACCTTTAAAGAGAGCGACATTGATACCCTTATCCTGGGATGCACTCATTACCCGCTATTCAAGGAAACCATCAGAAAAGTAATGGGCCATGACGTGGTCCTCGTTGATTCCGGCGAAGAAGCCGCCTGCGAATTAAAGGCGCTCCTCAAAAAGAGGGGAGAGAAGGAAGAAATTGGAACCGTAGAAAGAAACTACTTCGTTACCGACACGCCTGATCGTTTTTTAAAGCTTGGAAAAGACTTTCTCGGTCAAAACATCGATGCAGTCAGTCACCTGGATATCCCCTGA